In Marmota flaviventris isolate mMarFla1 chromosome 17, mMarFla1.hap1, whole genome shotgun sequence, a single genomic region encodes these proteins:
- the Fbf1 gene encoding fas-binding factor 1 isoform X1, translating into MASKTKKGLKGSIDEVLGDLLGDDMALPEKPVELASHARGSTRAPQGLPSSKSRARSLLDDNIFDTLVEADAEISDVSEADPQALLQTMKDLDDMDADILGLKKSHPASGKTATKGSGKEELPSNPRPASRLAAGEKGDTVATKQPTTSPSSFGHQYRKLSFGDLEDPLAGLLSDEEEDIAKKPPVTESKTASNRSPIPVREQGPCIPLTPGDTPIRKKELLFDDGDDIMATLGFGDSPKGEKRQMGNQEGPRPARSKLNELLGRSTASKLLAHPSPGQHREFKLDKKYQKPQDKEEEDSWDNEDLIFGAYQPTVGSSEGPQSRRQSVRVLEGGPDPKGEPGTKQSPPAASSPISPRKGGADWLGLKDDDLDLLPPSPTRESCRGGLAISTPSVPGPVSQHSALDPNSAPFGLPSSGSKPPAENTGPSAQASQSSKLRESEAGEEEDWLSHVLSRKKSQGVAREEHAEAYKGPNSVGTASQPVTSTQGLDQAAVGRTSGATEQEIPAARPLLTGSPESWSHSPLALPAGDPKRRTASGDPYGTEPAVCFPKSQEPTGLSAPVKPPMRGKPGSPVSRGPGGSQAQLLTWDSSHPPLQSLFPESLEQSLLPGVGYQKQLLAAQAQLQSGTAQLQAELLQSHAQLAELEVQVRKLELERTQHQLLLESLQQRHQADLELIENAHRSRIKMLETSYQQREERLRRENEELSAQYLSHCHEAEQARAELTAQHQRRLAAAAQEKDQEMERLRELQRASILEMRKDHEEQLQRLKLLKDREIDAVTSATSHTRSLNGIIEQMEKFSSSLNELSSRVEASHLTTSQERELGIRHQDEQLRALQERLGRQQQDMEEERARLQEVIGKMEARLSEQSRLLEKERWRVNAEQSKAESTQRALEEQRKVLAQQIAIEREELERAKSALLEEQKSVMQKCGEERRRLAAEWAEFFTQQKLSKERAEREAERALQVDTRREGTLISLAKEQGELRVRASELRAKEEQLATEREAVERERQELQQEKERVRAASLRLQRRAEEVEHMSQVASKKYQEGEQALQEARQLQSEQQARLQAVRQQQERLQQQEQHVHQEHLSLAQQRLQLDRARQDLPSSLPGLFSTGQGPAASNLGAFSALVTPAPTTLQGSQLLASPGPAKLLAKLVLLKHTAEQDRDFLENEQFFLNALKNASYNMTSHST; encoded by the exons ATG gCATCCAAAACCAAGAAGGGACTGAAAG GCTCCATCGATGAAGTCCTTGGTGACCTCCTGGGAGATGATA TGGCACTACCTGAGAAGCCTGTTGAACTAGCTTCACATGCCAGAGGCTCCACACGTGCACCTCAGGGGCTCCCTTCTTCAAAGAGCAGAGCAAG GTCCCTCCTGGATGACAATATTTTTGATACCCTGGTAGAAGCTGATGCTGAG ATTTCCGATGTGTCAGAGGCAGACCCGCAGGCCTTGCTGCAGACCATGAAG GATCTAGATGACATGGACGCCGATATCCTGGGTTTGAAGAAGTCTCATCCAGCCTCTGGCAAAACAGCTACCAAGGGTTCTGGGAAAGAGGAGCTGCCTAGCAATCCCAGACCTGCCAGCAGGCTCGCAGCTGGTGAGAAGG gGGACACAGTTGCCACCAAGCAGCCAACCACCTCTCCCAGCAGCTTTGGGCATCAGTACAGGAAGCTTTCCTTTGGAG ACTTGGAAGACCCATTGGCAGGACTTCTCTCTGATGAGGAAGAAGACATTGCCAAGAAGCCACCTGTGACAGAGAGTAAAACAGCTTCCAACAGAAGTCCCATCCCAGTCAGAGAGCAAG GTCCCTGTATTCCTCTAACTCCTGGGGACACTCCCATCCGAAAGAAGGAGTTGCTGTTTGATGATGGGGACGACATCATGGCCACCCTGGGGTTCGGAGACAGCCCCAAGGGAGAGAAGAGACAGATGGGTAACCA GGAAGGGCCCCGCCCTGCTCGCTCCAAGCTGAATGAACTGCTGGGTCGAAGCACAGCCTCAAAACTCCTAGCTCATCCGAGTCCCGGACAACACAGAGAGTTCAAACTAGACAAAAAATATCAGAAACCACAGG acaaagaagaagaagatagcTGGGACAATGAGGACCTCATCTTTGGGGCCTACCAGCCCACTGTGGGCTCCTCCGAGGGTCCACAGTCTCGGCGACAGTCTGTCAG GGTCTTAGAAGGTGGCCCAGACCCCAAGGGAGAACCAGGCACCAAACAAAGTCCTCCAGCAGCTTCCAGCCCAATCTCCCCCAGGAAGGGAGGAGCTGACTGGTTGGGCCTCAAGGATGACGACTTGGACctgcttcctccctctcccacccGAGAGTCCTGTCGGGGAGGCTTGGCAATCTCCACACCTTCTGTACCTGGTCCTGTGAGCCAGCACTCAGCCCTAGACCCAAACTCTGCCCCATTTGGGCTGCCCTCCTCAGGGTCAAAGCCACCAGCAGAGAATACAGGGCCATCTGCCCAAGCCAGCCAGTCCTCCAAGCTGCGAGAGTCTGAGGCGGGAGAGGAGGAGGATTGGCTGAGCCATGTCTTGTCTCGGAAGAAGTCCCAGGGTGTGGCCAGAGAGGAGCATGCTGAGGCTTATAAGGGTCCGAACTCAGTGGGGACAGCCAG CCAACCTGTCACCAGCACTCAGGGGCTTGATCAGGCAGCTGTGGGAAGGACCTCAGGAGCAACAGAACAAGAAATACCAGCTGCCAGGCCCCTCCTCACAGG GTCCCCCGAGAGTTGGAGCCACTCTCCCTTGGCCCTCCCTGCAGGTGACCCAAAGAGAAGAACAGCCTCTGGAGACCCCTATGGCACCG AGCCTGCGGTTTGTTTCCCCAAATCTCAGGAACCCACAGGGCTCTCTGCACCTGTCAAG CCACCCATGAGGGGAAAGCCAGGAAGTCCAGTGAGCAGAGGGCCGGGAGGTAGCCAAGCTCAGCTCCTGACGTGGGACAGCTCTCATCCTCCCCTGCAGTCCCTGTTCCCAGAGTCCCTGGAGCAGAGCCTGCTGCCAGGTGTGGGATACCAGAAGCAGCTCCTGGCAGCCCAGGCGCAGCTTCAGAGTGGCACTGCCCAGCTCCAAGCAGAGCTGCTGCAGAGCCACGCACAGCTGGCAGAGCTGGAGGTTCAG GTGCGGAAGCTGGAACTAGAGCGGACCCAGCACCAGCTGCTGCTGGAAAGTTTACAGCAGCGGCACCAGGCAGACCTGGAGCTCATTGAGAATGCACACAG AAGCCGCATTAAGATGCTAGAGACATCATACCAGCAACGGGAGGAGCGGCTCCGCAGAGAGAATGAGGAGCTGTCAGCTCAGTATCTCTCTCATTGCCACGAGGCTGAGCAGGCCCGAGCCGAGCTCACAGCCCAGCACCAGCGGCGCTTGGCAGCAGCGGCACAAGAAAAAGACCAGGAGATGGAGCGGCTTCGGGAGCTACAGCG GGCATCCATCCTGGAAATGCGCAAGGACCATGAGGAGCAGCTGCAGCGACTGAAGTTGCTGAAGGACCGAGAGATCGATGCAGTTACCAGTGCCACCTCCCACACACG GTCCCTGAATGGCATCATCGAGCAGATGGAAAAGTTCTCCAGCAGCCTGAATGAGCTGTCCTCCCGCGTGGAGGCCTCACACCTCACCACCTCGCAGGAGCGGGAGCTGGGAATCCGGCATCAGGACGAGCAGCTGCGAG CACTGCAGGAGCGGCTGGGCCGGCAGCAGCAGGACATGGAGGAGGAGCGTGCTCGGCTGCAAGAGGTCATCGGGAAGATGGAGGCCCGGCTAAGTGAGCAGAGCCGGCTGCTGGAGAAG GAACGCTGGCGTGTGAATGCCGAGCAGTCCAAGGCAGAGTCCACGCAGCGTGCTCTGGAGGAGCAGAGGAAGGTCTTGGCCCAGCAGATCGCCATAGAGAGGGAGGAGCTGGAGAGGGCCAAG AGCGCCTTGCTGGAGGAGCAGAAGTCGGTCATGCAGAAGTGTGGGGAGGAGAGGCGGCGCCTGGCAGCCGAGTGGGCTGAGTTCTTCACGCAGCAGAAGCTGAGTAAGGAGCGGGCTGAGCGCGAGGCCGAGCGAGCACTGCAGGTGGACACCCGCCGGGAGGGCACCCTCATCAGCCTGGCCAAG GAACAGGGAGAGCTAAGGGTCAGGGCCAGCGAGCTCCGGGCCaaggaggagcagctggcaaCTGAGAGGGAGGCTGTGGAGCGGGAGCGGCAGGAGCTACAGCAGGAGAAGGAGAGGGTCAGAGCCGCCAGCCTGCGTCTCCAGCGCCGTGCTGAGGAGGTGGAGCACATGAGCCAG GTGGCCTCTAAGAAGTACCAGGAGGGTGAGCAAGCGCTGCAGGAGGCCCGGCAGTTGCAGTCTGAGCAACAGGCCCGGCTGCAGGCTGTTAGGCAGCAGCAGGAGCGgctgcagcagcaggagcagcatGTACATCAG GAACACCTGAGCTTGGCACAGCAGAGGCTACAGCTGGACCGTGCTCGACAAGACCTGCCCTCCAGCCTCCCAGGGCTGTTCTCAACAGGCCAGGGCCCAGCAGCCTCCAACCTGGGTG CCTTCTCAGCTCTCGTGACTCCCGCTCCCACCACCCTTCAGGGCAGCCAGCTGCTGGCCAGCCCAGGCCCCGCGAAGCTCCTTGCCAAGTTGGTGCTGCTGAAGCACACAGCCGAGCAG GACCGGGACTTCTTGGAGAATGAGCAGTTCTTCTTGAACGCCCTGAAGAATGCGTCCTACAACATGACGTCCCATTCCACTTAA
- the Fbf1 gene encoding fas-binding factor 1 isoform X3, which translates to MASKTKKGLKGSIDEVLGDLLGDDMALPEKPVELASHARGSTRAPQGLPSSKSRARSLLDDNIFDTLVEADAEISDVSEADPQALLQTMKDLDDMDADILGLKKSHPASGKTATKGSGKEELPSNPRPASRLAAGEKGDTVATKQPTTSPSSFGHQYRKLSFGDLEDPLAGLLSDEEEDIAKKPPVTESKTASNRSPIPVREQGPCIPLTPGDTPIRKKELLFDDGDDIMATLGFGDSPKGEKRQMGNQEGPRPARSKLNELLGRSTASKLLAHPSPGQHREFKLDKKYQKPQDKEEEDSWDNEDLIFGAYQPTVGSSEGPQSRRQSVRVLEGGPDPKGEPGTKQSPPAASSPISPRKGGADWLGLKDDDLDLLPPSPTRESCRGGLAISTPSVPGPVSQHSALDPNSAPFGLPSSGSKPPAENTGPSAQASQSSKLRESEAGEEEDWLSHVLSRKKSQGVAREEHAEAYKGPNSVGTASQPVTSTQGLDQAAVGRTSGATEQEIPAARPLLTGSPESWSHSPLALPAGDPKRRTASGDPYGTEPAVCFPKSQEPTGLSAPVKSLFPESLEQSLLPGVGYQKQLLAAQAQLQSGTAQLQAELLQSHAQLAELEVQVRKLELERTQHQLLLESLQQRHQADLELIENAHRSRIKMLETSYQQREERLRRENEELSAQYLSHCHEAEQARAELTAQHQRRLAAAAQEKDQEMERLRELQRASILEMRKDHEEQLQRLKLLKDREIDAVTSATSHTRSLNGIIEQMEKFSSSLNELSSRVEASHLTTSQERELGIRHQDEQLRALQERLGRQQQDMEEERARLQEVIGKMEARLSEQSRLLEKERWRVNAEQSKAESTQRALEEQRKVLAQQIAIEREELERAKSALLEEQKSVMQKCGEERRRLAAEWAEFFTQQKLSKERAEREAERALQVDTRREGTLISLAKEQGELRVRASELRAKEEQLATEREAVERERQELQQEKERVRAASLRLQRRAEEVEHMSQVASKKYQEGEQALQEARQLQSEQQARLQAVRQQQERLQQQEQHVHQEHLSLAQQRLQLDRARQDLPSSLPGLFSTGQGPAASNLGAFSALVTPAPTTLQGSQLLASPGPAKLLAKLVLLKHTAEQDRDFLENEQFFLNALKNASYNMTSHST; encoded by the exons ATG gCATCCAAAACCAAGAAGGGACTGAAAG GCTCCATCGATGAAGTCCTTGGTGACCTCCTGGGAGATGATA TGGCACTACCTGAGAAGCCTGTTGAACTAGCTTCACATGCCAGAGGCTCCACACGTGCACCTCAGGGGCTCCCTTCTTCAAAGAGCAGAGCAAG GTCCCTCCTGGATGACAATATTTTTGATACCCTGGTAGAAGCTGATGCTGAG ATTTCCGATGTGTCAGAGGCAGACCCGCAGGCCTTGCTGCAGACCATGAAG GATCTAGATGACATGGACGCCGATATCCTGGGTTTGAAGAAGTCTCATCCAGCCTCTGGCAAAACAGCTACCAAGGGTTCTGGGAAAGAGGAGCTGCCTAGCAATCCCAGACCTGCCAGCAGGCTCGCAGCTGGTGAGAAGG gGGACACAGTTGCCACCAAGCAGCCAACCACCTCTCCCAGCAGCTTTGGGCATCAGTACAGGAAGCTTTCCTTTGGAG ACTTGGAAGACCCATTGGCAGGACTTCTCTCTGATGAGGAAGAAGACATTGCCAAGAAGCCACCTGTGACAGAGAGTAAAACAGCTTCCAACAGAAGTCCCATCCCAGTCAGAGAGCAAG GTCCCTGTATTCCTCTAACTCCTGGGGACACTCCCATCCGAAAGAAGGAGTTGCTGTTTGATGATGGGGACGACATCATGGCCACCCTGGGGTTCGGAGACAGCCCCAAGGGAGAGAAGAGACAGATGGGTAACCA GGAAGGGCCCCGCCCTGCTCGCTCCAAGCTGAATGAACTGCTGGGTCGAAGCACAGCCTCAAAACTCCTAGCTCATCCGAGTCCCGGACAACACAGAGAGTTCAAACTAGACAAAAAATATCAGAAACCACAGG acaaagaagaagaagatagcTGGGACAATGAGGACCTCATCTTTGGGGCCTACCAGCCCACTGTGGGCTCCTCCGAGGGTCCACAGTCTCGGCGACAGTCTGTCAG GGTCTTAGAAGGTGGCCCAGACCCCAAGGGAGAACCAGGCACCAAACAAAGTCCTCCAGCAGCTTCCAGCCCAATCTCCCCCAGGAAGGGAGGAGCTGACTGGTTGGGCCTCAAGGATGACGACTTGGACctgcttcctccctctcccacccGAGAGTCCTGTCGGGGAGGCTTGGCAATCTCCACACCTTCTGTACCTGGTCCTGTGAGCCAGCACTCAGCCCTAGACCCAAACTCTGCCCCATTTGGGCTGCCCTCCTCAGGGTCAAAGCCACCAGCAGAGAATACAGGGCCATCTGCCCAAGCCAGCCAGTCCTCCAAGCTGCGAGAGTCTGAGGCGGGAGAGGAGGAGGATTGGCTGAGCCATGTCTTGTCTCGGAAGAAGTCCCAGGGTGTGGCCAGAGAGGAGCATGCTGAGGCTTATAAGGGTCCGAACTCAGTGGGGACAGCCAG CCAACCTGTCACCAGCACTCAGGGGCTTGATCAGGCAGCTGTGGGAAGGACCTCAGGAGCAACAGAACAAGAAATACCAGCTGCCAGGCCCCTCCTCACAGG GTCCCCCGAGAGTTGGAGCCACTCTCCCTTGGCCCTCCCTGCAGGTGACCCAAAGAGAAGAACAGCCTCTGGAGACCCCTATGGCACCG AGCCTGCGGTTTGTTTCCCCAAATCTCAGGAACCCACAGGGCTCTCTGCACCTGTCAAG TCCCTGTTCCCAGAGTCCCTGGAGCAGAGCCTGCTGCCAGGTGTGGGATACCAGAAGCAGCTCCTGGCAGCCCAGGCGCAGCTTCAGAGTGGCACTGCCCAGCTCCAAGCAGAGCTGCTGCAGAGCCACGCACAGCTGGCAGAGCTGGAGGTTCAG GTGCGGAAGCTGGAACTAGAGCGGACCCAGCACCAGCTGCTGCTGGAAAGTTTACAGCAGCGGCACCAGGCAGACCTGGAGCTCATTGAGAATGCACACAG AAGCCGCATTAAGATGCTAGAGACATCATACCAGCAACGGGAGGAGCGGCTCCGCAGAGAGAATGAGGAGCTGTCAGCTCAGTATCTCTCTCATTGCCACGAGGCTGAGCAGGCCCGAGCCGAGCTCACAGCCCAGCACCAGCGGCGCTTGGCAGCAGCGGCACAAGAAAAAGACCAGGAGATGGAGCGGCTTCGGGAGCTACAGCG GGCATCCATCCTGGAAATGCGCAAGGACCATGAGGAGCAGCTGCAGCGACTGAAGTTGCTGAAGGACCGAGAGATCGATGCAGTTACCAGTGCCACCTCCCACACACG GTCCCTGAATGGCATCATCGAGCAGATGGAAAAGTTCTCCAGCAGCCTGAATGAGCTGTCCTCCCGCGTGGAGGCCTCACACCTCACCACCTCGCAGGAGCGGGAGCTGGGAATCCGGCATCAGGACGAGCAGCTGCGAG CACTGCAGGAGCGGCTGGGCCGGCAGCAGCAGGACATGGAGGAGGAGCGTGCTCGGCTGCAAGAGGTCATCGGGAAGATGGAGGCCCGGCTAAGTGAGCAGAGCCGGCTGCTGGAGAAG GAACGCTGGCGTGTGAATGCCGAGCAGTCCAAGGCAGAGTCCACGCAGCGTGCTCTGGAGGAGCAGAGGAAGGTCTTGGCCCAGCAGATCGCCATAGAGAGGGAGGAGCTGGAGAGGGCCAAG AGCGCCTTGCTGGAGGAGCAGAAGTCGGTCATGCAGAAGTGTGGGGAGGAGAGGCGGCGCCTGGCAGCCGAGTGGGCTGAGTTCTTCACGCAGCAGAAGCTGAGTAAGGAGCGGGCTGAGCGCGAGGCCGAGCGAGCACTGCAGGTGGACACCCGCCGGGAGGGCACCCTCATCAGCCTGGCCAAG GAACAGGGAGAGCTAAGGGTCAGGGCCAGCGAGCTCCGGGCCaaggaggagcagctggcaaCTGAGAGGGAGGCTGTGGAGCGGGAGCGGCAGGAGCTACAGCAGGAGAAGGAGAGGGTCAGAGCCGCCAGCCTGCGTCTCCAGCGCCGTGCTGAGGAGGTGGAGCACATGAGCCAG GTGGCCTCTAAGAAGTACCAGGAGGGTGAGCAAGCGCTGCAGGAGGCCCGGCAGTTGCAGTCTGAGCAACAGGCCCGGCTGCAGGCTGTTAGGCAGCAGCAGGAGCGgctgcagcagcaggagcagcatGTACATCAG GAACACCTGAGCTTGGCACAGCAGAGGCTACAGCTGGACCGTGCTCGACAAGACCTGCCCTCCAGCCTCCCAGGGCTGTTCTCAACAGGCCAGGGCCCAGCAGCCTCCAACCTGGGTG CCTTCTCAGCTCTCGTGACTCCCGCTCCCACCACCCTTCAGGGCAGCCAGCTGCTGGCCAGCCCAGGCCCCGCGAAGCTCCTTGCCAAGTTGGTGCTGCTGAAGCACACAGCCGAGCAG GACCGGGACTTCTTGGAGAATGAGCAGTTCTTCTTGAACGCCCTGAAGAATGCGTCCTACAACATGACGTCCCATTCCACTTAA
- the Fbf1 gene encoding fas-binding factor 1 isoform X2, producing MPGSIDEVLGDLLGDDMALPEKPVELASHARGSTRAPQGLPSSKSRARSLLDDNIFDTLVEADAEISDVSEADPQALLQTMKDLDDMDADILGLKKSHPASGKTATKGSGKEELPSNPRPASRLAAGEKGDTVATKQPTTSPSSFGHQYRKLSFGDLEDPLAGLLSDEEEDIAKKPPVTESKTASNRSPIPVREQGPCIPLTPGDTPIRKKELLFDDGDDIMATLGFGDSPKGEKRQMGNQEGPRPARSKLNELLGRSTASKLLAHPSPGQHREFKLDKKYQKPQDKEEEDSWDNEDLIFGAYQPTVGSSEGPQSRRQSVRVLEGGPDPKGEPGTKQSPPAASSPISPRKGGADWLGLKDDDLDLLPPSPTRESCRGGLAISTPSVPGPVSQHSALDPNSAPFGLPSSGSKPPAENTGPSAQASQSSKLRESEAGEEEDWLSHVLSRKKSQGVAREEHAEAYKGPNSVGTASQPVTSTQGLDQAAVGRTSGATEQEIPAARPLLTGSPESWSHSPLALPAGDPKRRTASGDPYGTEPAVCFPKSQEPTGLSAPVKPPMRGKPGSPVSRGPGGSQAQLLTWDSSHPPLQSLFPESLEQSLLPGVGYQKQLLAAQAQLQSGTAQLQAELLQSHAQLAELEVQVRKLELERTQHQLLLESLQQRHQADLELIENAHRSRIKMLETSYQQREERLRRENEELSAQYLSHCHEAEQARAELTAQHQRRLAAAAQEKDQEMERLRELQRASILEMRKDHEEQLQRLKLLKDREIDAVTSATSHTRSLNGIIEQMEKFSSSLNELSSRVEASHLTTSQERELGIRHQDEQLRALQERLGRQQQDMEEERARLQEVIGKMEARLSEQSRLLEKERWRVNAEQSKAESTQRALEEQRKVLAQQIAIEREELERAKSALLEEQKSVMQKCGEERRRLAAEWAEFFTQQKLSKERAEREAERALQVDTRREGTLISLAKEQGELRVRASELRAKEEQLATEREAVERERQELQQEKERVRAASLRLQRRAEEVEHMSQVASKKYQEGEQALQEARQLQSEQQARLQAVRQQQERLQQQEQHVHQEHLSLAQQRLQLDRARQDLPSSLPGLFSTGQGPAASNLGAFSALVTPAPTTLQGSQLLASPGPAKLLAKLVLLKHTAEQDRDFLENEQFFLNALKNASYNMTSHST from the exons atgccag GCTCCATCGATGAAGTCCTTGGTGACCTCCTGGGAGATGATA TGGCACTACCTGAGAAGCCTGTTGAACTAGCTTCACATGCCAGAGGCTCCACACGTGCACCTCAGGGGCTCCCTTCTTCAAAGAGCAGAGCAAG GTCCCTCCTGGATGACAATATTTTTGATACCCTGGTAGAAGCTGATGCTGAG ATTTCCGATGTGTCAGAGGCAGACCCGCAGGCCTTGCTGCAGACCATGAAG GATCTAGATGACATGGACGCCGATATCCTGGGTTTGAAGAAGTCTCATCCAGCCTCTGGCAAAACAGCTACCAAGGGTTCTGGGAAAGAGGAGCTGCCTAGCAATCCCAGACCTGCCAGCAGGCTCGCAGCTGGTGAGAAGG gGGACACAGTTGCCACCAAGCAGCCAACCACCTCTCCCAGCAGCTTTGGGCATCAGTACAGGAAGCTTTCCTTTGGAG ACTTGGAAGACCCATTGGCAGGACTTCTCTCTGATGAGGAAGAAGACATTGCCAAGAAGCCACCTGTGACAGAGAGTAAAACAGCTTCCAACAGAAGTCCCATCCCAGTCAGAGAGCAAG GTCCCTGTATTCCTCTAACTCCTGGGGACACTCCCATCCGAAAGAAGGAGTTGCTGTTTGATGATGGGGACGACATCATGGCCACCCTGGGGTTCGGAGACAGCCCCAAGGGAGAGAAGAGACAGATGGGTAACCA GGAAGGGCCCCGCCCTGCTCGCTCCAAGCTGAATGAACTGCTGGGTCGAAGCACAGCCTCAAAACTCCTAGCTCATCCGAGTCCCGGACAACACAGAGAGTTCAAACTAGACAAAAAATATCAGAAACCACAGG acaaagaagaagaagatagcTGGGACAATGAGGACCTCATCTTTGGGGCCTACCAGCCCACTGTGGGCTCCTCCGAGGGTCCACAGTCTCGGCGACAGTCTGTCAG GGTCTTAGAAGGTGGCCCAGACCCCAAGGGAGAACCAGGCACCAAACAAAGTCCTCCAGCAGCTTCCAGCCCAATCTCCCCCAGGAAGGGAGGAGCTGACTGGTTGGGCCTCAAGGATGACGACTTGGACctgcttcctccctctcccacccGAGAGTCCTGTCGGGGAGGCTTGGCAATCTCCACACCTTCTGTACCTGGTCCTGTGAGCCAGCACTCAGCCCTAGACCCAAACTCTGCCCCATTTGGGCTGCCCTCCTCAGGGTCAAAGCCACCAGCAGAGAATACAGGGCCATCTGCCCAAGCCAGCCAGTCCTCCAAGCTGCGAGAGTCTGAGGCGGGAGAGGAGGAGGATTGGCTGAGCCATGTCTTGTCTCGGAAGAAGTCCCAGGGTGTGGCCAGAGAGGAGCATGCTGAGGCTTATAAGGGTCCGAACTCAGTGGGGACAGCCAG CCAACCTGTCACCAGCACTCAGGGGCTTGATCAGGCAGCTGTGGGAAGGACCTCAGGAGCAACAGAACAAGAAATACCAGCTGCCAGGCCCCTCCTCACAGG GTCCCCCGAGAGTTGGAGCCACTCTCCCTTGGCCCTCCCTGCAGGTGACCCAAAGAGAAGAACAGCCTCTGGAGACCCCTATGGCACCG AGCCTGCGGTTTGTTTCCCCAAATCTCAGGAACCCACAGGGCTCTCTGCACCTGTCAAG CCACCCATGAGGGGAAAGCCAGGAAGTCCAGTGAGCAGAGGGCCGGGAGGTAGCCAAGCTCAGCTCCTGACGTGGGACAGCTCTCATCCTCCCCTGCAGTCCCTGTTCCCAGAGTCCCTGGAGCAGAGCCTGCTGCCAGGTGTGGGATACCAGAAGCAGCTCCTGGCAGCCCAGGCGCAGCTTCAGAGTGGCACTGCCCAGCTCCAAGCAGAGCTGCTGCAGAGCCACGCACAGCTGGCAGAGCTGGAGGTTCAG GTGCGGAAGCTGGAACTAGAGCGGACCCAGCACCAGCTGCTGCTGGAAAGTTTACAGCAGCGGCACCAGGCAGACCTGGAGCTCATTGAGAATGCACACAG AAGCCGCATTAAGATGCTAGAGACATCATACCAGCAACGGGAGGAGCGGCTCCGCAGAGAGAATGAGGAGCTGTCAGCTCAGTATCTCTCTCATTGCCACGAGGCTGAGCAGGCCCGAGCCGAGCTCACAGCCCAGCACCAGCGGCGCTTGGCAGCAGCGGCACAAGAAAAAGACCAGGAGATGGAGCGGCTTCGGGAGCTACAGCG GGCATCCATCCTGGAAATGCGCAAGGACCATGAGGAGCAGCTGCAGCGACTGAAGTTGCTGAAGGACCGAGAGATCGATGCAGTTACCAGTGCCACCTCCCACACACG GTCCCTGAATGGCATCATCGAGCAGATGGAAAAGTTCTCCAGCAGCCTGAATGAGCTGTCCTCCCGCGTGGAGGCCTCACACCTCACCACCTCGCAGGAGCGGGAGCTGGGAATCCGGCATCAGGACGAGCAGCTGCGAG CACTGCAGGAGCGGCTGGGCCGGCAGCAGCAGGACATGGAGGAGGAGCGTGCTCGGCTGCAAGAGGTCATCGGGAAGATGGAGGCCCGGCTAAGTGAGCAGAGCCGGCTGCTGGAGAAG GAACGCTGGCGTGTGAATGCCGAGCAGTCCAAGGCAGAGTCCACGCAGCGTGCTCTGGAGGAGCAGAGGAAGGTCTTGGCCCAGCAGATCGCCATAGAGAGGGAGGAGCTGGAGAGGGCCAAG AGCGCCTTGCTGGAGGAGCAGAAGTCGGTCATGCAGAAGTGTGGGGAGGAGAGGCGGCGCCTGGCAGCCGAGTGGGCTGAGTTCTTCACGCAGCAGAAGCTGAGTAAGGAGCGGGCTGAGCGCGAGGCCGAGCGAGCACTGCAGGTGGACACCCGCCGGGAGGGCACCCTCATCAGCCTGGCCAAG GAACAGGGAGAGCTAAGGGTCAGGGCCAGCGAGCTCCGGGCCaaggaggagcagctggcaaCTGAGAGGGAGGCTGTGGAGCGGGAGCGGCAGGAGCTACAGCAGGAGAAGGAGAGGGTCAGAGCCGCCAGCCTGCGTCTCCAGCGCCGTGCTGAGGAGGTGGAGCACATGAGCCAG GTGGCCTCTAAGAAGTACCAGGAGGGTGAGCAAGCGCTGCAGGAGGCCCGGCAGTTGCAGTCTGAGCAACAGGCCCGGCTGCAGGCTGTTAGGCAGCAGCAGGAGCGgctgcagcagcaggagcagcatGTACATCAG GAACACCTGAGCTTGGCACAGCAGAGGCTACAGCTGGACCGTGCTCGACAAGACCTGCCCTCCAGCCTCCCAGGGCTGTTCTCAACAGGCCAGGGCCCAGCAGCCTCCAACCTGGGTG CCTTCTCAGCTCTCGTGACTCCCGCTCCCACCACCCTTCAGGGCAGCCAGCTGCTGGCCAGCCCAGGCCCCGCGAAGCTCCTTGCCAAGTTGGTGCTGCTGAAGCACACAGCCGAGCAG GACCGGGACTTCTTGGAGAATGAGCAGTTCTTCTTGAACGCCCTGAAGAATGCGTCCTACAACATGACGTCCCATTCCACTTAA